The following are from one region of the Channa argus isolate prfri chromosome 6, Channa argus male v1.0, whole genome shotgun sequence genome:
- the lrrc75a gene encoding uncharacterized protein lrrc75a isoform X2, which yields MTKTIHRDILTQYLSSVPSYQCYNDKDTENLLRSTKCFSISGNLGGLKRQLHYLFFFSRFTPTQQPLEAVFSQKVLITCCALPGQHQTAYKQSLKAVLSAAPSSGALDLSGLPLTARDMERLCAHLQRHASIVVSLELGFSELTDEAFLLLLPTLAALPHLETLALNGNRLTRAILKELTDALKDPGSFPSVTWIDLGNNVDIFSLPQPFLVSLRKRCPKQGNLPTILEFGESQASDPPERLKGLEEEEETDDTNRTESMGELRSEVEEEMDGEMEIEEMMEELLDFDREVQGKEDEEESMWTVEEQRKAGRESKRREGGGSGEREEQNKEQRPGRRPLMAEDEDDTQSRSSHLSYSSQSQHSSGAVEPMKVEEDDLTDLSDHLT from the exons TATCTCAGCTCTGTCCCATCATATCAGTGTTACAatgacaaagacacagagaatCTCCTCAGATCTACAAAGTGTTTTAGCATTTCAGGCAATTTGGGGGGTTTAAAGCGGCAacttcattatttgttttttttttcaaggttcACTCCAACTCAGCAGCCGCTGGAAGCTGTTTTCAGCCAAAAGGTCCTGATAACCTGTTGTGCACTGCCAGGCCAGCACCAAACAGCATACAAGCAAAG TTTAAAGGCGGTACTGTCGGCTGCTCCATCCAGCGGGGCCTTGGATCTATCCGGCCTCCCTCTGACAGCTCGAGACATGGAGCGCCTGTGTGCACACCTACAACGCCACGCATCCATAGTGGTCAGCTTGGAGCTGGGCTTCTCAGAGCTGACGGATGAGGCCTTCCTCCTGCTCCTGCCCACTCTGGCTGCCCTGCCACATCTGGAGACCCTGGCACTGAACGGAAACCGGCTGACTAGAGCTATTCTGAAGGAATTGACTGATGCTCTCAAG GATCCTGGCAGTTTCCCTAGTGTGACTTGGATCGATCTGGGCAACAATGTGGATATCTTCTCCCTGCCACAGCCCTTCCTGGTCAGCCTGAGGAAGCGCTGCCCCAAGCAAGGCAATCTGCCCACCATCCTGGAGTTTGGAGAAAGTCAGGCCAGTGATCCTCCTGAGAGACTGAAGGGGCtcgaggaagaagaggagacgGATGACACCAACCGGACCGAGAGCATGGGTGAGCTCCGGTCTGAGGTGGAAGAGGAGATGGATGGAGAGATGGAAATAGAGGAGATGATGGAGGAGTTGCTGGACTTTGACAGGGAGGTCCAAGgaaaggaggatgaggaggagagcaTGTGGACTgtggaggagcagaggaaagcagggagggagagtaaaaggagagaggggggaggCAGTGGGGAGAGGGAGGAGCAGAATAAAGAGCAGCGGCCAGGGAGGAGGCCGCTGATGGCGGAGGACGAGGACGACACACAGAGCCGCTCCTCCCACTTGTCTTACTCCAGCCAGTCACAACACTCCTCTGGAGCTGTTGAGCCAATGAAAGTGGAGGAGGATGACTTGACCGACCTATCAGACCACTTGACCTGA
- the crk gene encoding adapter molecule crk isoform X1, producing MAGNFDAEDRGSWYWGRLSRQEAVSLLQGQRHGVFLVRDSITSPGDYVLSVSENSKVSHYIINSISNNRQSGPGLAHPRFRIGDQEFDALPALLEFYKIHYLDTTTLIEPINKSKHSSFINVGPGGGPPPRLEDEYVRALFDFPGNDEEDLPFRKGDILRVLEKPEEQWWNAQNSEGRAGMIPVPYVEKYRPSSPSSLAGAGVPGVPPGVMGMLGNSDGSVAQPGPPLLGDPSQYAQPTPLPNLQNGPVYARAIQKRVPNAYDKTALALEVGDMVKVTKINVNGQWEGECKGKRGHFPFTHVKLLDQHNAEDELS from the exons ATGGCCGGAAATTTTGATGCGGAGGACCGTGGCAGTTGGTACTGGGGTCGTTTGAGCAGGCAGGAGGCTGTGTCGCTGTTGCAGGGGCAGAGGCACGGCGTGTTTCTGGTTCGCGACTCCATCACCAGCCCCGGCGATTACGTGCTGTCGGTGTCAGAGAACTCCAAAGTCTCGCATTATATAATAAACAGCATCAGCAACAACCGACAGTCCGGTCCAG GTTTGGCCCATCCAAGGTTCCGTATTGGTGACCAGGAGTTTGACGCCCTTCCTGCTTTGCTAGAATTCTACAAAATCCACTACTTGGACACCACCACCTTGATAGAGCCCATCAATAAGTCCAAACACAGCTCTTTCATCAATGTTGGCCCTGGCGGGGGGCCCCCACCCCGCCTAGAAGATGAGTATGTTCGAGCACTTTTTGATTTTCCTGGCAACGATGAGGAGGATCTCCCGTTTAGGAAGGGTGATATTCTCCGAGTTCTCGAGAAACCAGAGGAGCAGTGGTGGAACGCCCAGAACTCTGAAGGCCGGGCAGGAATGATTCCTGTGCCATATGTTGAGAAGTACAGACCATCGTCTCCGAGTTCTTTGGCGGGGGCTGGTGTGCCTGGGGTACCACCAGGAGTGATGGGGATGCTAGGGAACTCTGATGGCTCTGTGGCTCAGCCCGGCCCTCCACTGCTGGGAGACCCCAGCCAGTATGCCCAGCCCACTCCCCTCCCAAATCTTCAGAACGGACCTGTGTATGCCAGGGCCATTCAGAAGAGGGTTCCAAATGCCTATGACAAGACTGCCCTGGCCTTGGAG GTGGGCGATATGGTGAAGGTGACCAAAATAAACGTGAACGGCCAGTGGGAGGGGGAGTGCAAAGGCAAACGgggccactttcctttcacacacGTCAAACTGCTGGACCAGCACAACGCAGAGGATGAACTCAGCTGA
- the crk gene encoding adapter molecule crk isoform X2: MAGNFDAEDRGSWYWGRLSRQEAVSLLQGQRHGVFLVRDSITSPGDYVLSVSENSKVSHYIINSISNNRQSGPGLAHPRFRIGDQEFDALPALLEFYKIHYLDTTTLIEPINKSKHSSFINVGPGGGPPPRLEDEYVRALFDFPGNDEEDLPFRKGDILRVLEKPEEQWWNAQNSEGRAGMIPVPYVEKYRPSSPSSLAGAGVPGVPPGVMGMLGNSDGSVAQPGPPLLGDPSQYAQPTPLPNLQNGPVYARAIQKRVPNAYDKTALALERPVQWQYSLTCAKSVSILPGFSSKR, from the exons ATGGCCGGAAATTTTGATGCGGAGGACCGTGGCAGTTGGTACTGGGGTCGTTTGAGCAGGCAGGAGGCTGTGTCGCTGTTGCAGGGGCAGAGGCACGGCGTGTTTCTGGTTCGCGACTCCATCACCAGCCCCGGCGATTACGTGCTGTCGGTGTCAGAGAACTCCAAAGTCTCGCATTATATAATAAACAGCATCAGCAACAACCGACAGTCCGGTCCAG GTTTGGCCCATCCAAGGTTCCGTATTGGTGACCAGGAGTTTGACGCCCTTCCTGCTTTGCTAGAATTCTACAAAATCCACTACTTGGACACCACCACCTTGATAGAGCCCATCAATAAGTCCAAACACAGCTCTTTCATCAATGTTGGCCCTGGCGGGGGGCCCCCACCCCGCCTAGAAGATGAGTATGTTCGAGCACTTTTTGATTTTCCTGGCAACGATGAGGAGGATCTCCCGTTTAGGAAGGGTGATATTCTCCGAGTTCTCGAGAAACCAGAGGAGCAGTGGTGGAACGCCCAGAACTCTGAAGGCCGGGCAGGAATGATTCCTGTGCCATATGTTGAGAAGTACAGACCATCGTCTCCGAGTTCTTTGGCGGGGGCTGGTGTGCCTGGGGTACCACCAGGAGTGATGGGGATGCTAGGGAACTCTGATGGCTCTGTGGCTCAGCCCGGCCCTCCACTGCTGGGAGACCCCAGCCAGTATGCCCAGCCCACTCCCCTCCCAAATCTTCAGAACGGACCTGTGTATGCCAGGGCCATTCAGAAGAGGGTTCCAAATGCCTATGACAAGACTGCCCTGGCCTTGGAG AGACCAGTCCAGTGGCAGTACAGTTTGACCTGTGCAAAGTCTGTGTCTATACTCCCAGGCTTCAGTAGTAAAAGATGA